A single genomic interval of Alistipes provencensis harbors:
- a CDS encoding FimB/Mfa2 family fimbrial subunit encodes MDKPRIFLLSLLSLLCAGCISEDLSKCDRGFSLELSYTGDGSDEVFHEKICHVMLYVFDGEDLCVDLRPATDAEIAACTVRFSNDYPEGDYRVICLGNPHDTKTTDPEGCGCDEMRFADPAWFEGGEIASNDSLYYAATDITIARGRSGRQTARFASSHYKIYVEVAGFDPAAVTPVFKMHGVCPATDFENRACGDPMTYHLQTSPYDARSGRVFSRFNIMRRIGDDTGIELLDADGGRLAAVNLPEFLAEHDEIDLSKHEVLIPVSFRFKDIGVEVSVPDWYIEDVKPEI; translated from the coding sequence ATGGATAAACCGCGGATATTTCTCCTTTCGCTGCTGTCCCTTCTTTGTGCCGGATGTATTTCGGAGGACCTGAGCAAGTGCGACAGGGGTTTCAGCCTGGAGCTGAGTTACACGGGGGACGGTTCGGACGAGGTCTTTCACGAGAAGATCTGCCATGTGATGCTGTATGTTTTCGACGGAGAGGACCTCTGCGTCGATCTGCGTCCGGCCACCGATGCCGAGATCGCGGCATGCACGGTGCGGTTTTCCAACGATTATCCCGAGGGTGATTACCGGGTCATTTGCCTGGGGAATCCCCACGACACGAAAACGACCGACCCCGAAGGGTGCGGTTGCGACGAGATGCGTTTTGCCGATCCTGCCTGGTTCGAAGGCGGAGAGATCGCTTCGAACGACTCGCTCTATTATGCTGCGACCGATATTACGATCGCCCGCGGACGCTCGGGACGCCAGACGGCGCGTTTCGCAAGTTCGCATTATAAGATATATGTGGAGGTTGCGGGGTTTGATCCCGCGGCGGTGACGCCTGTGTTCAAGATGCACGGCGTATGTCCGGCGACGGACTTCGAGAACCGTGCCTGCGGCGACCCGATGACCTACCATTTGCAAACCTCACCCTACGATGCCCGGAGCGGCCGGGTGTTTTCCCGGTTCAACATCATGCGCCGTATCGGTGACGACACCGGGATCGAACTGCTCGATGCGGACGGCGGACGCCTGGCTGCGGTTAACCTGCCCGAGTTCCTTGCCGAACACGATGAAATAGACCTGTCGAAGCATGAGGTACTGATCCCCGTCTCTTTCCGGTTCAAGGACATAGGGGTGGAAGTCTCTGTCCCCGACTGGTATATCGAGGATGTAAAACCTGAAATCTGA
- a CDS encoding OmpA family protein: protein MRRMLLLLALAPVALRAQVYLTNERIAKVRRNVEVRFDVRADKGAVRGPYRIVCTPCLVNGTDTAWLEPFEVFSRTSLRRERQDRLLLYRERDWQPGPRQLLHGSSIAYAAEIPYERWMRSATLSYRCEIVGCDRCRERAVLPVAENIPVYVPPVPEMKAVGADPQHFEVVDVHRRWEFREREMKVDFRVSRMELDANLYGNRRTLDEIVEALRGLLARRDRRLSEIEIYGFASPEGRIDFNERLAEGRAEALENYLRQAVPELSGEQFRLVNGVENWDGLRRMVAESQMPGREEVLAVIDSIPVEQGRKSRLMALHGGDTYRYMLREFYPLLRNACYISVYYDVLEDTAATKINEAHGLIREGRYAEALRLLEGIGDDPRAYNAVGVCHMMLEEEDEAAEWFEKAVAAGHEEARENLEQIR, encoded by the coding sequence ATGAGAAGGATGTTGCTGTTGTTGGCGCTTGCTCCCGTGGCACTTCGGGCACAAGTGTATCTCACGAATGAACGGATCGCCAAGGTCCGTCGCAACGTGGAAGTGCGTTTCGACGTGCGTGCCGACAAGGGAGCCGTGCGGGGACCTTATCGGATTGTATGTACGCCTTGCCTCGTGAATGGGACGGATACGGCGTGGCTGGAGCCTTTTGAGGTATTCAGCCGCACGTCGTTGCGCCGGGAGCGTCAGGATCGCCTGCTGCTGTATCGTGAACGCGACTGGCAGCCCGGACCGCGGCAGCTGCTCCACGGCTCGTCGATCGCCTATGCGGCCGAAATCCCCTATGAGCGCTGGATGCGTTCGGCGACGCTCTCCTATCGGTGCGAGATAGTGGGGTGTGACCGCTGCAGGGAACGTGCTGTGCTGCCTGTGGCTGAAAATATTCCGGTCTATGTGCCGCCTGTTCCCGAAATGAAGGCTGTCGGGGCCGATCCGCAGCATTTTGAAGTGGTGGATGTCCATCGCCGCTGGGAGTTCCGGGAGCGGGAAATGAAGGTCGATTTCCGCGTATCGCGCATGGAGCTGGATGCGAACCTTTATGGGAACCGGCGGACGCTGGACGAAATCGTGGAAGCGCTGCGCGGGTTGCTGGCGCGCCGGGACCGGCGTCTTTCGGAGATCGAGATCTACGGTTTCGCCTCGCCCGAGGGACGTATCGACTTCAACGAACGGCTGGCCGAAGGACGGGCCGAAGCGCTTGAAAATTATCTCCGGCAGGCCGTTCCTGAACTTTCCGGGGAACAGTTCCGGCTGGTGAACGGCGTCGAGAACTGGGACGGACTGCGGCGCATGGTCGCCGAATCGCAGATGCCCGGCCGCGAAGAGGTGCTGGCCGTGATCGACTCGATTCCCGTAGAACAGGGACGCAAAAGCCGCCTGATGGCCCTGCACGGCGGCGACACATATCGCTATATGCTCCGGGAGTTTTACCCGTTGCTGCGCAACGCCTGCTATATCTCGGTCTATTACGACGTGCTGGAGGATACCGCCGCGACGAAGATCAACGAGGCCCACGGTCTGATCCGCGAAGGGCGTTACGCCGAAGCGCTGCGCCTGCTCGAAGGGATCGGGGACGACCCGCGCGCCTACAATGCCGTTGGGGTCTGTCACATGATGCTCGAGGAGGAGGACGAGGCCGCCGAGTGGTTCGAAAAGGCCGTCGCGGCAGGGCATGAAGAGGCCCGGGAAAATCTGGAACAGATCCGATAA
- a CDS encoding DUF3575 domain-containing protein, with the protein MKGKQLLRQLLLFVGIIWWGGTTGVAAQQVAVKTNLLYWATSTPNVGAEFGLGDRTTLDVSFGYNPWTLNRAENRKVRHVLVMPEFRYWLCESFRGHFFGLHTGYTYYNISGVGIPFHSGTRGSRYQGWATGLGLSYGYSWVLGRRWNLEATIGLGYVYTDYRKYDCVTCGDYLGRQSKHLFTPTKAGITLIYRIK; encoded by the coding sequence ATGAAAGGAAAACAGCTTTTGCGTCAGCTGCTTTTGTTCGTGGGAATCATCTGGTGGGGAGGAACGACGGGCGTTGCGGCACAGCAGGTTGCAGTGAAGACCAACCTGCTCTATTGGGCGACATCCACGCCTAACGTGGGGGCCGAATTCGGCTTGGGGGACCGGACGACACTCGATGTGTCGTTCGGCTACAATCCTTGGACGCTGAACCGTGCGGAGAACCGTAAGGTCCGGCATGTGCTGGTGATGCCTGAATTCCGCTACTGGCTCTGCGAGAGCTTTCGCGGCCATTTCTTTGGCTTGCATACGGGTTATACCTACTATAATATCAGCGGGGTCGGCATCCCGTTTCATTCCGGAACCCGCGGCAGCCGCTATCAGGGGTGGGCTACCGGGCTCGGACTCTCCTATGGCTATTCGTGGGTGCTGGGCCGCCGCTGGAATCTCGAAGCGACCATCGGCCTGGGATATGTCTATACTGATTACAGGAAATACGACTGTGTGACCTGCGGCGATTATCTCGGGCGGCAGTCGAAACATCTCTTTACGCCCACCAAAGCGGGTATTACGCTGATTTACCGGATAAAATGA
- a CDS encoding peroxiredoxin family protein, which produces MTRGVVLSVLLAGACIGEDDQSFESRVQVGDIAPDFAVEMYDGGEIRLSELRGNVVLLVFFASWCPECRSELALLPTEILDRFAGRKFVLLAVSRGESREQLAVFREESGLGFPMGLDPDGSVYGLYATQTVPRNYLLDCEGRVAALSEGYDVTGFGEILNRAGALLSETVE; this is translated from the coding sequence ATGACACGGGGAGTCGTGTTGTCGGTATTGTTGGCCGGGGCATGTATCGGAGAGGATGACCAGTCGTTTGAATCACGAGTGCAGGTTGGCGATATTGCACCCGATTTCGCCGTTGAGATGTATGACGGCGGTGAAATCCGGCTCTCCGAGCTGCGCGGCAATGTCGTGTTGCTGGTTTTCTTCGCTTCGTGGTGTCCTGAATGCAGGTCGGAACTGGCACTCCTGCCGACCGAAATATTGGACCGTTTCGCCGGTCGGAAATTCGTATTGCTCGCTGTCTCGCGCGGTGAGAGCCGGGAGCAACTGGCTGTATTCCGAGAAGAATCCGGACTCGGGTTTCCGATGGGGCTCGATCCCGACGGTTCGGTTTACGGGTTGTATGCTACGCAAACCGTTCCCCGAAACTACCTGCTGGACTGCGAAGGGCGTGTTGCGGCCCTTTCGGAGGGTTACGATGTCACCGGATTTGGCGAAATCCTGAACCGGGCCGGAGCCTTGCTTTCGGAAACTGTCGAATAG
- a CDS encoding nitrous oxide-stimulated promoter family protein, whose translation MRQMIGLYCRHKEGNRELCDECYSLLEYACKCLEHCRYGNQKSACKDCPTHCYAPAHREKIREVMRYAGPRMLLYHPVAAFRHMFRTVARSKKDTVG comes from the coding sequence ATCCGACAGATGATCGGATTGTACTGCCGGCATAAAGAAGGCAACAGGGAGCTATGCGATGAGTGCTATAGTTTATTGGAGTATGCCTGCAAGTGTCTGGAGCATTGCCGTTACGGGAATCAGAAAAGCGCCTGCAAAGACTGTCCGACACACTGTTATGCCCCGGCCCATCGGGAGAAGATCCGCGAAGTGATGCGCTATGCCGGACCGCGGATGTTGCTGTATCATCCCGTTGCGGCCTTTCGGCACATGTTCAGAACCGTAGCCCGTTCGAAAAAAGACACTGTGGGTTGA
- a CDS encoding RNA polymerase sigma factor, with protein MSPKEFERFFQANFRKATYQAQLIVMSKEIAEDIVQDVFIKLLDRENLSTMRITPTYLNTCVRNAAIDYIRSQASRIFVQLNSINTGKFETSDLEALAAEEAEYTANLHRLYDAIEALPEQARKAVHLVCFEKYSYNDAAEKLDISVNTLKTHLYRSFKKLRKHLAVLLTLC; from the coding sequence ATGTCACCCAAAGAATTCGAGCGGTTCTTTCAGGCCAATTTCCGGAAAGCGACCTATCAGGCACAGCTGATCGTCATGTCCAAAGAGATTGCCGAGGACATCGTTCAGGATGTGTTCATCAAACTGCTCGACCGGGAGAACCTTTCCACGATGCGGATTACGCCGACCTATCTGAATACCTGCGTACGCAATGCGGCCATCGACTACATCCGTTCGCAGGCATCGCGTATCTTCGTGCAGCTCAACTCGATAAATACCGGAAAATTCGAGACCTCCGACCTCGAGGCGCTCGCGGCCGAGGAGGCCGAATACACCGCGAACCTCCACAGGCTCTACGACGCGATCGAGGCGCTGCCCGAACAGGCTCGCAAAGCGGTTCATCTGGTGTGTTTCGAAAAATACAGTTACAATGACGCAGCCGAAAAACTCGACATCTCGGTCAATACCCTCAAGACACATCTCTATCGGTCGTTCAAGAAGTTAAGGAAGCATCTGGCAGTACTCCTGACGCTCTGTTAG
- a CDS encoding FecR family protein: MNKNNPTLDELFLLFSRGELTGNDLERLLDWSAGTESGDRILELLEGKSPYGKALKQMYAYDQERVWKPIRKKMQRKYRMHLLRRAATVAAAAIVTAALTWTGARFLSVDTDVPEQNRIATIVEPGKTNAVLEVSTGETLALDGQKEGHTLKTADNAIHVEEGSARFVPETAPAARETPPVNTVRVPRGGEYRLTLCEGTQVWLNAESSITFPVRFDGKERRVTASGEVYFEVAHDPGHPFVVEIDRATLTVLGTSFNVYSYPTTGQTEITLTEGSLKTTARESGEETTLRPGMQTTVDDTGHLSSREVRSEFLTAWRHGMFVFFEEPVVPICQKLARWYDIEIAADPDELGNIRFTGIIKRQETFNKVAELLASTDEIYFTERDGRFEVHARK, translated from the coding sequence ATGAATAAAAACAATCCTACCCTGGACGAACTATTTCTGCTCTTCAGCCGGGGAGAATTAACGGGAAACGATCTCGAACGACTGCTGGACTGGAGTGCCGGAACGGAATCCGGAGACCGGATTCTGGAGTTGCTCGAAGGCAAATCCCCCTACGGCAAAGCGCTCAAACAGATGTACGCCTACGATCAGGAGCGAGTCTGGAAGCCGATAAGGAAGAAAATGCAGCGGAAATACCGCATGCACCTCCTGCGCCGGGCCGCAACAGTCGCGGCAGCAGCCATCGTCACCGCAGCCCTTACATGGACCGGAGCCCGGTTCCTGTCCGTCGATACTGATGTCCCGGAGCAAAACCGAATCGCCACCATCGTGGAACCCGGCAAAACGAATGCGGTCTTGGAGGTCTCCACGGGAGAGACCCTCGCGCTCGACGGTCAAAAAGAGGGCCATACCCTCAAAACCGCAGATAACGCCATTCACGTCGAAGAAGGAAGCGCACGTTTCGTCCCGGAAACAGCCCCGGCCGCCCGTGAAACGCCTCCGGTCAACACGGTCCGCGTACCCCGCGGCGGCGAATACCGGCTGACACTCTGCGAAGGGACGCAGGTGTGGCTCAATGCAGAATCGAGCATCACGTTCCCGGTGCGTTTCGACGGAAAGGAGCGCCGTGTGACGGCCTCCGGCGAGGTCTATTTCGAGGTGGCGCACGATCCCGGGCACCCGTTTGTCGTGGAGATCGACCGCGCGACGCTCACCGTGCTCGGAACCTCGTTCAACGTATATAGCTACCCCACAACCGGACAGACGGAAATCACGCTGACTGAAGGCAGCCTGAAAACGACGGCCCGCGAAAGCGGCGAAGAGACGACGCTCCGGCCGGGAATGCAAACTACCGTGGACGACACGGGACACCTCTCGTCGCGTGAGGTGCGCAGTGAGTTCCTGACCGCCTGGCGGCACGGCATGTTCGTCTTCTTCGAAGAACCGGTCGTCCCGATCTGCCAGAAACTCGCACGCTGGTACGACATCGAGATCGCGGCCGACCCCGACGAACTCGGGAACATCCGCTTCACGGGAATCATCAAACGGCAGGAGACCTTCAACAAGGTCGCCGAACTGCTGGCCTCGACCGACGAAATCTATTTCACGGAGCGGGACGGCCGTTTCGAGGTCCACGCCCGCAAATAA
- a CDS encoding SusC/RagA family TonB-linked outer membrane protein encodes MRKFYLAIERTARRSLSAALSAVLLWSGIFAAPDARAAQPAPVRVSVSLRNASLEDVLLQLKSQTGYSILYNSALVKNVRGITVQKRNVPVTEVLDASLNGTNLVYTLNDETIVIKQKGAQEGKPAPQERKTLKGRVTSAGTPSQPLAGVSVYLTDQAGHIVQGTLTDGQGNYELQIPDLTGGGKPTAVFSFIGMDVVKIPFTGQATLNVKMVEKIQNVEDVVVTGYQKIRKSNMAGSSTTIKREEMYFDGTNSIEQMMQGKLSGTVVMNTSGMVGSRQKVRVRGTSTLLGNREPVWVVDNIIQQDPLPFKTQELDALGNISEDNFDMVRNFVGSAISWLNPNDIESITVLKDASATAIYGVKAANGVIVITTKKGEAGRLSVNYSGNVSIGSKFTYDKMNLMNSKERIDVSREIYERRLMGQKPLENIGYEGVLKRYLNKEISYAQFNEEVRMLEQVNTDWFDLLYTNPVSHNHSVSVSGGSENIIYRTSLNATFNNGSARGNDSEQYSASINLQAKLRQNITLGVGITGAVGNTSGFFGSVNPYTYATSTSRVIPAYNEDGSEFYYEKELDGFRYNILNELHNTSNTNDTKSLNANINFEWDIIPGLKFTSIFGLAANNTVGETYATEHSYYITDIRDYEFGAYGPEDDKYNQSYLPHGGELNTLENRQINYSWRNMLAYNHTFARKHRIYVMIGQELASNKYDGVSATTYGYFPDRGKTVTLPPLQIQGATSTSSMDNPLYDRMSTRITDRRTNTVGYFGNVSYSFDERYVFNATIRSDASNQFGQDTRNRFLPVWSVGVRWNAYNEQFIKNLEWISDLSLSATYGWQGNLADNFGPSLITYIPSDNIDTSTGEYLQMIKNLPYNDLRWEKVKSVNLRFDLGLFNNRFVASAEYYHRKTEDMIVYKQIPYSFGVTSMPINGGSMKNSGWELTVGGTVIQTKNISWYLSLNTSKNYNEVNSTIEENANWRAATGGTLNKKGYPVGAIWAFELKDLDDRGYPVFDIPTAEEMPEAQYDATLYMKYMGSIEPDFSGGFSTTFRYKSFALSTSFNINLGGKRFLAPLFDSGLTNNIPSAYDNLSKDLLNRWRQPGDEAKTNIPTLPSYISSSTSPSVTAYQALLPNGSREYLHALYNYSDVRVVDGSYMRCNNIMLTYNFPSKLLNRWKMKNLGITASVSNPFTIHSSDFKGLDPEVATGSQPLIRTYTLTVNIGF; translated from the coding sequence ATGAGGAAATTTTACTTAGCCATCGAAAGAACGGCCCGCAGGAGTCTGTCAGCCGCTCTGTCGGCGGTCCTGCTATGGAGCGGCATCTTCGCCGCGCCGGATGCACGGGCTGCCCAACCGGCTCCCGTCAGGGTATCCGTTTCACTCCGCAATGCCAGTCTGGAGGATGTCCTGTTACAACTGAAGAGCCAGACCGGTTATTCGATACTCTACAACAGCGCCCTCGTCAAGAACGTCCGGGGAATCACCGTCCAGAAACGGAATGTTCCCGTCACCGAGGTGCTGGATGCAAGCCTGAACGGTACGAACCTCGTCTATACGCTCAACGATGAGACGATCGTCATCAAACAGAAAGGCGCTCAGGAGGGAAAACCGGCACCGCAGGAGCGGAAAACGCTCAAGGGCCGGGTGACCTCTGCGGGAACGCCTTCGCAGCCGCTGGCCGGCGTATCGGTCTACCTGACCGACCAGGCCGGGCACATCGTCCAGGGTACGCTGACCGACGGGCAGGGCAACTATGAACTGCAAATCCCCGACCTGACCGGGGGGGGGAAACCGACCGCCGTGTTCAGCTTCATCGGCATGGATGTCGTCAAGATACCGTTCACCGGACAGGCCACGCTGAACGTCAAGATGGTCGAGAAGATCCAGAACGTGGAGGATGTCGTGGTGACCGGTTACCAGAAGATCCGCAAATCCAACATGGCCGGTTCGAGCACGACGATCAAGCGGGAAGAGATGTACTTCGACGGAACCAACAGCATCGAACAGATGATGCAGGGCAAACTCTCGGGTACGGTGGTCATGAACACCAGCGGTATGGTGGGATCGCGCCAGAAAGTCCGTGTCCGCGGTACCTCCACGCTGCTGGGCAACCGGGAGCCGGTGTGGGTCGTCGACAACATTATCCAGCAGGACCCGCTGCCCTTCAAGACGCAGGAGCTGGACGCGCTGGGAAATATCTCGGAGGACAACTTCGACATGGTCCGGAACTTCGTGGGAAGCGCCATCTCGTGGCTCAACCCCAATGACATCGAGTCGATCACCGTCCTGAAGGACGCCTCGGCGACGGCGATCTACGGCGTGAAAGCCGCCAACGGCGTCATCGTCATCACGACCAAGAAGGGAGAGGCCGGCCGCTTGTCGGTCAACTACTCGGGCAACGTGTCGATCGGCTCCAAGTTCACCTACGACAAGATGAACCTGATGAACTCCAAAGAGCGCATCGACGTGTCGCGCGAAATTTACGAACGCCGCCTGATGGGACAGAAACCGCTGGAGAATATCGGCTACGAAGGCGTACTGAAACGCTACCTGAACAAAGAGATCTCCTATGCCCAGTTCAACGAAGAGGTCCGCATGCTGGAGCAGGTCAACACCGACTGGTTCGACCTGCTCTACACCAACCCGGTCAGCCACAACCACAGTGTCAGCGTCTCGGGCGGCTCGGAGAACATCATCTACCGCACCTCCCTGAACGCCACGTTCAACAACGGCTCGGCCCGCGGCAACGACTCGGAGCAGTACAGCGCCTCGATCAACCTGCAGGCGAAACTGCGCCAGAACATCACTCTCGGCGTCGGTATCACCGGTGCGGTCGGCAATACCTCGGGATTCTTCGGATCGGTCAACCCCTACACCTATGCGACATCGACCAGCCGTGTGATTCCCGCCTACAACGAGGACGGCAGCGAATTCTACTACGAAAAAGAGCTCGACGGGTTCCGCTACAACATCCTCAACGAGCTGCACAACACCAGCAACACCAACGACACCAAATCGTTGAACGCCAACATCAACTTCGAATGGGACATCATTCCCGGACTGAAGTTCACCAGCATCTTCGGCCTTGCCGCGAACAACACCGTGGGCGAGACCTACGCCACCGAGCACAGTTACTACATCACCGACATCCGTGACTACGAATTCGGCGCCTACGGTCCCGAGGACGACAAGTACAACCAGTCGTATCTGCCCCACGGCGGTGAGCTGAACACGCTGGAAAACCGCCAGATCAATTACAGTTGGCGCAACATGCTCGCCTATAACCATACGTTCGCCCGAAAGCACCGTATTTATGTGATGATCGGTCAGGAGCTGGCCAGCAACAAATACGACGGCGTCTCGGCCACGACCTACGGCTATTTCCCCGACCGCGGCAAGACCGTGACGCTGCCGCCGCTGCAGATTCAGGGAGCGACCAGCACCTCATCGATGGACAACCCGCTCTACGACCGCATGTCGACGCGCATCACCGACCGCAGGACCAATACCGTCGGCTATTTCGGCAACGTCAGCTATTCGTTCGACGAACGCTACGTCTTCAACGCCACGATCCGCTCCGACGCTTCCAACCAATTCGGACAGGACACGCGCAACCGCTTCCTGCCCGTATGGTCCGTGGGTGTGCGCTGGAACGCCTACAACGAACAATTCATCAAGAATCTGGAATGGATCAGCGACCTCAGCCTGAGCGCCACCTACGGCTGGCAGGGTAACCTGGCCGACAATTTCGGACCCTCGCTGATCACCTACATCCCCTCCGACAACATCGACACCTCGACGGGCGAATACCTGCAGATGATCAAGAACCTGCCCTACAACGATCTGCGCTGGGAGAAGGTCAAGAGCGTCAACCTGCGTTTCGATCTGGGTCTCTTCAACAACCGCTTCGTCGCTTCGGCCGAATACTATCACCGTAAGACCGAGGACATGATCGTCTACAAGCAGATTCCCTATTCGTTCGGTGTCACCTCGATGCCGATCAACGGCGGCAGCATGAAGAACTCGGGTTGGGAACTTACCGTAGGCGGAACCGTCATCCAGACCAAGAACATCTCGTGGTATCTCTCGCTCAATACGTCGAAGAACTACAACGAGGTCAACTCCACGATCGAGGAGAACGCCAATTGGCGCGCCGCAACCGGCGGTACGCTCAACAAGAAGGGCTATCCGGTCGGTGCCATCTGGGCCTTCGAACTGAAAGATCTCGACGACCGGGGATACCCCGTATTCGACATTCCGACGGCCGAAGAGATGCCCGAGGCACAGTACGATGCCACGCTCTACATGAAATACATGGGATCAATCGAACCGGACTTCTCGGGCGGTTTTTCCACGACGTTCCGTTACAAGTCGTTTGCGCTCTCCACGTCGTTCAACATCAACCTGGGCGGCAAACGGTTCCTTGCGCCGCTCTTCGACAGCGGGCTCACCAACAACATCCCGAGCGCCTACGACAACCTCTCGAAAGACCTGCTCAACCGCTGGCGCCAGCCGGGTGACGAGGCCAAGACCAACATCCCGACCCTGCCCTCCTACATCAGTTCGAGCACCTCGCCGTCGGTCACGGCCTATCAGGCTTTGCTTCCCAACGGCAGCCGGGAGTATCTCCACGCACTTTACAACTACTCCGACGTGCGGGTCGTCGACGGCTCCTACATGCGTTGCAACAACATCATGCTGACCTACAACTTCCCCTCCAAGCTGCTCAACCGCTGGAAGATGAAGAACCTCGGCATTACGGCCAGCGTGAGCAACCCGTTCACCATCCACAGCAGCGATTTCAAAGGGCTCGACCCCGAGGTGGCCACCGGATCGCAGCCGCTGATCAGAACCTACACACTTACCGTAAACATCGGATTCTAA
- a CDS encoding RagB/SusD family nutrient uptake outer membrane protein, whose translation MKKILSYILGWAVAASMLPGCSSFLEESSQDEIRPSSTNDLAQLLLGEGYPRNSFFIGYLDLMTDDVESAYNTRQGEYLRRGRAPFTWSTDVFEEMSAASTEGITTWQDYYNQISGCNVVMDNLDKVTGSEEDKANLRGQALALRAYYYFMLVNVFAEPYNAAGVDVTTSPGVPIILESAVTDYFPERKSIAEVYARIEADLLEAAPLMEQYGTNNGNSKVTDLFVHLLLSRVYLYMERWDEVIEEADYVIKKRPNLINLSTYWSSASMNVYATGSPERIWGYSSFMEYEDFFYGSNNGQDAFFVSKDLLGIYEVEYDEWNEEYSGDLRYTYYYELDNNYDQPTPVSPFKNQTQAVRTTDYQKGFRVAEAYLNRAEANIRLYLEDGSEERRQSALADLNHLREYRFDSYPGDSDYSGEALLDFCKAERRRELSFDDHRWFDLRRYGKPALTHSFSMESGSQQTYTLEEGSSRYVLRIPQVVMLRNPALVQNP comes from the coding sequence ATGAAAAAGATCCTATCATACATACTTGGCTGGGCTGTGGCGGCCTCGATGCTTCCCGGCTGCTCGTCCTTTCTGGAGGAGTCGAGTCAGGACGAAATCCGCCCCAGCTCGACAAACGACCTCGCACAGTTGCTGCTGGGCGAAGGTTACCCCCGCAACAGTTTCTTCATCGGCTATCTGGACCTGATGACCGACGATGTGGAGAGCGCCTACAATACCCGGCAGGGCGAATACCTCCGGCGGGGACGCGCCCCCTTCACCTGGAGCACCGACGTTTTCGAGGAGATGAGCGCCGCCTCGACCGAAGGCATCACGACCTGGCAGGACTACTATAACCAGATTTCGGGTTGCAACGTCGTGATGGACAATCTCGACAAGGTGACGGGTTCCGAAGAGGACAAGGCCAACCTGCGCGGGCAGGCGTTGGCGCTGCGGGCCTACTACTATTTCATGCTGGTCAACGTCTTCGCCGAGCCCTACAACGCCGCGGGCGTCGATGTCACCACATCGCCCGGCGTGCCCATCATCCTGGAGTCGGCAGTCACGGACTATTTCCCCGAACGCAAAAGCATCGCCGAGGTCTATGCCCGGATCGAAGCCGACCTGCTGGAAGCTGCGCCGCTGATGGAACAATACGGCACCAACAACGGGAACTCCAAGGTCACCGACCTGTTCGTCCACCTGTTGCTGAGCCGCGTCTATCTCTACATGGAGCGCTGGGACGAAGTGATCGAAGAGGCCGACTACGTCATCAAGAAACGTCCCAATCTGATCAACCTCAGTACCTATTGGAGTTCGGCCTCAATGAATGTCTATGCCACCGGCAGCCCCGAACGCATCTGGGGTTACAGTTCATTCATGGAATACGAGGATTTCTTCTACGGCTCGAACAACGGGCAGGATGCCTTTTTCGTCTCCAAGGATCTGCTGGGCATCTACGAGGTCGAATATGACGAGTGGAATGAGGAGTACTCCGGCGACCTGCGTTACACCTACTACTATGAGCTGGACAACAACTATGACCAACCGACTCCGGTCTCTCCTTTCAAGAACCAGACCCAAGCGGTAAGAACGACCGATTACCAGAAAGGATTCCGCGTCGCCGAAGCCTACCTGAACCGCGCCGAGGCCAACATCCGCCTCTATCTGGAAGACGGCAGCGAGGAACGGCGGCAGTCGGCGCTCGCCGACCTGAACCACCTGCGCGAATACCGGTTCGACTCCTATCCGGGCGATTCAGACTACTCGGGCGAAGCGCTGCTCGATTTCTGCAAGGCCGAACGGCGCCGCGAGCTTAGTTTCGACGACCATCGCTGGTTCGACCTGCGACGCTACGGCAAACCGGCGCTCACGCACAGTTTCTCGATGGAGTCCGGTTCCCAGCAGACCTACACGCTCGAAGAGGGCAGCTCCCGCTATGTGCTGCGCATCCCGCAGGTCGTCATGCTGCGCAACCCGGCACTGGTACAGAATCCCTGA